The following proteins are co-located in the bacterium genome:
- a CDS encoding PaaI family thioesterase: protein MEEIRNWLEKSPYSRFLGMRLESIDETGARIALPYKDENSNPGKALHGGCAASLGSVCGHAVARAALGPDTGPWHTVQMQLNYLELWSGECTWHGVCVVNGNARTPDLSKATLLPQPRV from the coding sequence ATGGAAGAGATCCGAAACTGGCTAGAGAAATCTCCCTACAGCCGTTTCCTGGGCATGCGTCTCGAAAGCATCGACGAGACCGGTGCACGCATCGCCCTGCCCTACAAGGACGAGAATTCCAACCCGGGGAAGGCCCTGCACGGCGGTTGTGCGGCGTCACTGGGAAGCGTGTGCGGGCACGCCGTCGCGCGAGCAGCGCTCGGACCCGATACGGGACCCTGGCACACCGTACAGATGCAGTTGAATTACCTAGAGTTGTGGTCCGGAGAATGTACCTGGCACGGGGTGTGCGTAGTGAACGGGAATGCGCGAACTCCCGACTTGTCCAAAGCCACCCTTCTGCCCCAACCCAGAGTGTGA